GCCACGGACAGCGGACCACTGACAACGGACGAACTGTATATGCGATTATCCTTCGGCCAAGAAATGAGGATGGTCCAGCAGCAGAAGCTGGCCCCGCGGATGATCCAATCGATGGAGATTCTTCAACTGCCGATCATGGCGTTGGAAGAGCGCATCGAGCAGGAGATCGCCGAGAACCCCTGCCTGGAACGGGCCGACTCGGATCCTGATTTGCCCGACGAGCAGATGGAGACGGAGAACCCCGACGCCCCCACCGCCGACGAAAAAGAGATGGTCGTCGACGAGACCAAGAACAACGAAGACGACTTCGAGCGGCTGTTGAACATGGGCGAGGACTGGCCCGACAGCTTCGAAGAGCGGCCCCGGATGAGCAGCACGCGGATGGCCGAGGAAGGCGATCGGAAGCACGACGCGATGGCCAACATGGTGGCCCGGCCGCAATCGCTGCACGATTATCTGCGCGACCAGTTGGGCTGGTTCGATCTCGACGAGCGGACCCGCGCCATGTGCGAGCGTATCATCTACAGCCTCGATTCGAACGGCTACTTGCCCGTGCGTCTCGAAGAGCTGGTCGATGCGACGGCGGGCCCCGACGAACTGGACGTGGCCAAGCGGGCCTTGGCGGTGATTCACAAGCTCGATCCGCCGGGCGTCGGTTCCCGCGATCTGCGCGAGTGCCTGCTGTTGCAGCTCATGCCGGGGATGCACTGTTACGAGCAATTGCGGACGCTGATCTCCAGCCACCTGGAAGACCTGGAGCACAACCGCCTGCCCGTGATCGAACGCCGCACCGGCTACTCGATGGACCTGATCCACGAGACGCTGAGCGAGCTGCGAAAGCTCAATCCCAAGCCGGGCGCGATCTTCGGCGACGTTCATGCGCCCACGGTCACGCCCGACATCTTTCTGGAGGTGGGCGACGACGGCAAATACAAGATCGTGCTGGAAGACGGTCGGACCCCGACGCTGTTCATCAGCCCCTATTACCGCAAGCTGCTGCAACAGGGCAACGCCACCGAGGCGGAGCGCGAATGGATCAAGCGCAAGGTGAACTCGGCGCAATGGCTGATCGACTCGATCGAGCAGCGCCGCAACACGCTCACGCGGGTGGCCCAGGCGATCGTCGATTATCAGACCGAGTTCCTCAACAAGGGTCCGGAGTTCATCGAGCCCTTGAAGATGCAGCAGATCGCCGACAAGGTGGGCGTGCATGTCACGACGGTCAGCCGGGCAGTCGACGACAAATGGATTCAGACGCCGCGCGGCATCTTTCCGCTCAAGCGGTTCTTCGGAGGCGGCACGGTCAGCGCCTCGGGCGAAGAAGTCGCTTGGGACACCGTGCGTCTGAAGCTGCAAGAGATCGTCGACCATGAAGACAAGCAGAACCCCTTGAGCGACGACGAGTTGGTCAAGGTGCTGGCCAAGCACGGGTTGACGGTGGCGCGGCGGACCGTGACCAAGTACCGCAAGGCGATGAACATTCCCAGTTCTCGCCAGCGGCGTGACTGGACGATCGGCCAAGGCGACAACGGCCGGCACCCCAGCGAGGCCCCGGTCGATGAGGAACGCGAATCGCCGTCTTCTGTGGCGCAGCCCGCGACGGAGGTTCGTAGCGATTATGCCGGGCCGGTTTCGTCCATCGTGCCGCCGGGAGCGATGCCGCCGCCTGGCCGGCTGGAAACACACGATTCTCTTTGAAGGTGCGGGCACCAGCGAAAAGCTAGGCTTTCCCGACAGGGCCGTTCCGGCCCACATTCATCCATGGGGTCGGTTATGGCTTCTTGTCACGACAGGCAAGGTTGATGTTCTCTTTTTCCGCCGCACTGACGCACAGCCGCCGGCCGTTTGACGCGCTGTGGGCCGCGGTGTTGTGGACTTGGCGCTGGTTCCTGCCAAAAGACCCTTCGCCGGACCAAAGCGATATGGCGCAGCGGGTGCTCGCCTTTTGCCTGGGGATGAACGTTTGGGTGCCGATCACCGGCGTCGCCTATCAGATCCTGGGCGTATCGCCTGCCGTCGATATTCTCCTCGTCGCGGCGCTGCTGCTGGTGGCCATCCCGTTCTTGCTCCGGTATGGCCAATGTCCCATGCTGTGCGGCAACCTGCTGGTGGGCTGGGCCCTGGGCACCTTCACGGCGTTGGCGCTGGTGACGGGCGGCCCCGCGGCGCCCGTGGCGCCATGGTTTGTGTCGTTGCCGATTATCGCCGTTTTCGTCACCGGCGCGCGGTGGGGCACGTTTTGGACCTCGATTGCTTTGCTGACGGCCTCCGGGCTATTCGCGGCCAGGGAGATGGGCGCCAGTTTTCCCTCGCCGTTCACGGCCTCCAGTTTGCACGTGTTGCAATGGGCTGCGTTGATGCGTCTCGTTCTGTTCATCGCCGTACTGACGCTCGTCTTTAAGGCCATCGAACTCAGGCAGCGAGCGGCGCTGAAAGCCGCCATGCTGGCGGCGCAGGCGGCAGACCGCGCCAAGAGCGAGTTCCTGGCCAACATGAGCCACGAAATTCGCACCCCGCTTGCCGCGATTCTCGGCTACACCGAGCTGTTGCGAGACGGCGGTCGGAATCCAGTCGAGATGGAGCGGATCAGTCACAGCGACGCCTTGGAAACGATTCATCGCAATGGCGAACACCTGCTGCAGGTGATTAACGACATTCTTGATCTCTCCAAAATCGAAGCGGGACGATTGGATTTGGAACGGAACTTGATCTCGCCCCGGCAAATCGTAACCGACGCGATGGAATTGTTTGAGGCACGGGCCACGTCCAA
The DNA window shown above is from Pirellulales bacterium and carries:
- the rpoN gene encoding RNA polymerase factor sigma-54, with protein sequence MRLSFGQEMRMVQQQKLAPRMIQSMEILQLPIMALEERIEQEIAENPCLERADSDPDLPDEQMETENPDAPTADEKEMVVDETKNNEDDFERLLNMGEDWPDSFEERPRMSSTRMAEEGDRKHDAMANMVARPQSLHDYLRDQLGWFDLDERTRAMCERIIYSLDSNGYLPVRLEELVDATAGPDELDVAKRALAVIHKLDPPGVGSRDLRECLLLQLMPGMHCYEQLRTLISSHLEDLEHNRLPVIERRTGYSMDLIHETLSELRKLNPKPGAIFGDVHAPTVTPDIFLEVGDDGKYKIVLEDGRTPTLFISPYYRKLLQQGNATEAEREWIKRKVNSAQWLIDSIEQRRNTLTRVAQAIVDYQTEFLNKGPEFIEPLKMQQIADKVGVHVTTVSRAVDDKWIQTPRGIFPLKRFFGGGTVSASGEEVAWDTVRLKLQEIVDHEDKQNPLSDDELVKVLAKHGLTVARRTVTKYRKAMNIPSSRQRRDWTIGQGDNGRHPSEAPVDEERESPSSVAQPATEVRSDYAGPVSSIVPPGAMPPPGRLETHDSL
- a CDS encoding ATP-binding protein, yielding MFSFSAALTHSRRPFDALWAAVLWTWRWFLPKDPSPDQSDMAQRVLAFCLGMNVWVPITGVAYQILGVSPAVDILLVAALLLVAIPFLLRYGQCPMLCGNLLVGWALGTFTALALVTGGPAAPVAPWFVSLPIIAVFVTGARWGTFWTSIALLTASGLFAAREMGASFPSPFTASSLHVLQWAALMRLVLFIAVLTLVFKAIELRQRAALKAAMLAAQAADRAKSEFLANMSHEIRTPLAAILGYTELLRDGGRNPVEMERISHSDALETIHRNGEHLLQVINDILDLSKIEAGRLDLERNLISPRQIVTDAMELFEARATSKNLQLESCFDAELPDAIEADPTRLRQVLVNIVGNAVKFTQKGAVCVDTKWKGPRTGPGRIEFAVRDSGIGMTQQELSRLFEPFTQADGSTSRRYGGTGLGLAICRRLVQMMGGTIEVTSEPEKGSCFTVSLPVARTRLRNTDGARTASDDDPAPRGTTVSRGAEDSWLAGCRILLAEDSADNQRLIRHLLQSAGAEVALADNGQSAFELAMDELRQGSAFDLILMDMQMPILDGYEATGRLRAAGYRSPIVALTAHALSTEHDKCRRAGCDQVCTKPIERATFFAAIRRRVGRREAEEFVAGSHSTML